A genomic region of Brachyhypopomus gauderio isolate BG-103 unplaced genomic scaffold, BGAUD_0.2 sc114, whole genome shotgun sequence contains the following coding sequences:
- the LOC143497859 gene encoding ciliated left-right organizer metallopeptidase-like isoform X1 produces the protein MHPDLDDYYIFKGIAQLPVYGPYNDQHIIHCFQMMAFQSHATLLLLPCLLCVLGKCLFDEVQSSIRVVAPPTSQLNSSDWALNTSGVSGEVSVIAAHTAWATPPWTTQNQQKTILQNSRFLRYKQGDTNAAVHPQPIRITTWTPRESPVLSHREAERLGTALSEAINTVSKLLSVMRRPGRLLLNRDINKYCRFVWRNSSSANFNRCGRANDNYQSERCLGVTIPDDHLSGCIVYPHPDHPILKVLKADAAGVPDTDFLLYVHTESTIKCRADSSVLSYSAHCQTDSAGRPVAGVVVICRALLSKEGFSNEHLVQTMIHELFHMLGFSKELFSMWRDCSLSSQMGSCSHTQVMNTDEMGQTGLFSPGVVKALQTHFNSTRTDLGAPLENQDAGSRGVSSHWEARVLQGSIMTALLTEPSLVRIDPITLSALQDTGWYSINLNQAQSLLWGENEGALFGSVSTCRKPSAFFCTGSGLGCHYLHLHKGACQSDQYLDGCRIYKPLANASECWKEGNSRGSSEEEWSGEIYHTDSRCFLSSLVREDHSRGSVSVAGRCYRHRCAGRNRYQIQVVGSAWLDCPAGKSIQVNGYRGTVFCPDKRLCYYNSIVPPTSTPRPLPSAPHPSTPRDRVHSPTQRPVTSQHHVNFDPTPLFSASAGYAEIAMVTVLNISAVLSLLATVTAIYRKCRSARVRVHVGVEVPYVV, from the exons ATGCATCCTGACCTTGATGattattacatatttaaagGTATAGCCCAGCTCCCTGTTTATGGACCATATAATGATCAGCACATTATCCATTGTTTCCAGATGATGGCTTTTCAAAGCCATGCTACACTTCTGCTGCTGccatgtcttctgtgtgtcCTAGGAAAGTGCCTCTTTGATGAGGTTCAGAGTTCTATCAGAGTGGTGGCCCCACCCACCAGTCAGCTAAACTCTTCTGATTGGGCCTTGAATACGTCTGGAGTCAGTGGTGAGGTGTCCGTCATTGCTGCCCACACAGCCTGGGCGACGCCTCCCTGGACAACCCAGAATCAGCAGAAGACCATATTACAAAACTCTCGGTTTCTTAGATATAAACAAGGAGACACAAATGCTGCCGTCCATCCACAGCCTATTAGAATCACAACATGGACTCCCAGAGAAAGCCCAGTGCTTTCACACAGGGAAGCGGAGAGGCTGGGAACAGCGCTCAGTGAAGCTATCAACACTGTGTCTAAATTACTCTcag TAATGCGGCGTCCTGGCAGACTGCTGTTGAACAGAGATATCAACAAGTACTGCAGATTCGTCTGGAGGAACAGCAGTAGTGCCAACTTCAACAG GTGTGGCAGAGCCAATGACAACTATCAGTCTGAGAGGTGTCTGGGTGTGACT ATTCCAGATGACCACCTGAGTGGCTGTATTGTCTATCCACATCCTGATCATCCAATCCTAAAAGTGCTAAAGGCAGATGCGGCGGGAGTTCCCGATACCGACTTCCTACTTTATGTGCACACTGAGAGCACTATTAAGTGTAGAGCTGAT tccaGTGTTCTGTCCTATTCTGCTCACTGTCAGACAGACTCGGCTGGGCGTCCAGTCGCTGGGGTTGTGGTCATCTGCAGGGCACTGCTCAGCAAAGAAGGATTCAGCAATGAACacctggtgcag ACAATGATCCATGAGTTGTTCCATATGTTGGGCTTCAGTAAAGAACTCTTCAGCATGTGGCGAGACTGTTCTCTCTCTTCCCAGA tGGGCTCCTGTTCCCACACTCAGGTGATGAACACAGATGAGATGGGGCAGACGGGGCTCTTCTCTCCTGGTGTGGTCAAAGCTCTGCAGACACACTTCAACTCCACACGCACTGATCTGGGAGCTCCGCTGGAGAACCAG gatGCTGGTTCTCGTGGTGTCTCTTCTCATTGGGAGGCGCGAGTTCTCCAAGGCTCCATCATGACTGCTCTGCTCACAGAACCGTCTCTGGTCCGGATCGACCCAAtcactctctctgctctccaAGACACTGGCTGGTACTCAATCAACCTCAACCAAGCCCAGAGCTTGCTATGGGGAGAGA atgAAGGTGCTCTCTTTGGGTCTGTATCCACCTGCCGTAAGCCCTCAGCTTTCTTCTGCACAGGCAG TGGACTAGGATGCCATTACCTTCATCTCCACAAGGGGGCATGCCAGAGCGATCAATATCTGGATGGATGCCGCATTTACAAACCTTTAGCCAATGCC AGTGAGTGTTGGAaagaagggaacagcagaggcaGCAGTGAGGAGGAGTGGAGTGGAGAGATTTATCACACGGACAGCCGCTGTTTTCTCTCCAGCCTCGTCAGGGAG GATCATTCCAGGGGCAGTGTGTCTGTGGCAGGTCGCTGTTACAGACACAGGTGTGCTGGGAGGAACAGATACCAGATTCAGGTGGTGGGCTCCGCCTGGCTGGACTGCCCAGCAGGAAAGAGCATCCAG GTGAATGGTTATCGGGGTACAGTTTTCTGCCCAGACAAGAGATTATGTTATTACAACAGTATAgtcccacccacctccacccctaggCCCCTCCCCTCAGCTCCACATCCCTCTACACCCAGAGACAG AGTCCACTCTCCGACACAGCGACCGGTGACGTCTCAACACCACGTGAACTTTGACCCCACACCTCTATTCTCAGCATCAGCAGGCTATGCAGAGATTGCTATGGTAACAGTGCTGAACATCAGTGCTGTTCTCTCCTTACTGGCTACTGTCACGGCTATATACAGGAAGTGCCGCTCAGCCAGGGTCAGAGTtcatgtgggtgtagaggttCCTTATGTTGTATAG
- the LOC143497859 gene encoding ciliated left-right organizer metallopeptidase-like isoform X2 yields MHPDLDDYYIFKGIAQLPVYGPYNDQHIIHCFQMMAFQSHATLLLLPCLLCVLGKCLFDEVQSSIRVVAPPTSQLNSSDWALNTSGVSGEVSVIAAHTAWATPPWTTQNQQKTILQNSRFLRYKQGDTNAAVHPQPIRITTWTPRESPVLSHREAERLGTALSEAINTVSKLLSVMRRPGRLLLNRDINKYCRFVWRNSSSANFNRCGRANDNYQSERCLGVTIPDDHLSGCIVYPHPDHPILKVLKADAAGVPDTDFLLYVHTESTIKCRADSSVLSYSAHCQTDSAGRPVAGVVVICRALLSKEGFSNEHLVQVMNTDEMGQTGLFSPGVVKALQTHFNSTRTDLGAPLENQDAGSRGVSSHWEARVLQGSIMTALLTEPSLVRIDPITLSALQDTGWYSINLNQAQSLLWGENEGALFGSVSTCRKPSAFFCTGSGLGCHYLHLHKGACQSDQYLDGCRIYKPLANASECWKEGNSRGSSEEEWSGEIYHTDSRCFLSSLVREDHSRGSVSVAGRCYRHRCAGRNRYQIQVVGSAWLDCPAGKSIQVNGYRGTVFCPDKRLCYYNSIVPPTSTPRPLPSAPHPSTPRDRVHSPTQRPVTSQHHVNFDPTPLFSASAGYAEIAMVTVLNISAVLSLLATVTAIYRKCRSARVRVHVGVEVPYVV; encoded by the exons ATGCATCCTGACCTTGATGattattacatatttaaagGTATAGCCCAGCTCCCTGTTTATGGACCATATAATGATCAGCACATTATCCATTGTTTCCAGATGATGGCTTTTCAAAGCCATGCTACACTTCTGCTGCTGccatgtcttctgtgtgtcCTAGGAAAGTGCCTCTTTGATGAGGTTCAGAGTTCTATCAGAGTGGTGGCCCCACCCACCAGTCAGCTAAACTCTTCTGATTGGGCCTTGAATACGTCTGGAGTCAGTGGTGAGGTGTCCGTCATTGCTGCCCACACAGCCTGGGCGACGCCTCCCTGGACAACCCAGAATCAGCAGAAGACCATATTACAAAACTCTCGGTTTCTTAGATATAAACAAGGAGACACAAATGCTGCCGTCCATCCACAGCCTATTAGAATCACAACATGGACTCCCAGAGAAAGCCCAGTGCTTTCACACAGGGAAGCGGAGAGGCTGGGAACAGCGCTCAGTGAAGCTATCAACACTGTGTCTAAATTACTCTcag TAATGCGGCGTCCTGGCAGACTGCTGTTGAACAGAGATATCAACAAGTACTGCAGATTCGTCTGGAGGAACAGCAGTAGTGCCAACTTCAACAG GTGTGGCAGAGCCAATGACAACTATCAGTCTGAGAGGTGTCTGGGTGTGACT ATTCCAGATGACCACCTGAGTGGCTGTATTGTCTATCCACATCCTGATCATCCAATCCTAAAAGTGCTAAAGGCAGATGCGGCGGGAGTTCCCGATACCGACTTCCTACTTTATGTGCACACTGAGAGCACTATTAAGTGTAGAGCTGAT tccaGTGTTCTGTCCTATTCTGCTCACTGTCAGACAGACTCGGCTGGGCGTCCAGTCGCTGGGGTTGTGGTCATCTGCAGGGCACTGCTCAGCAAAGAAGGATTCAGCAATGAACacctggtgcag GTGATGAACACAGATGAGATGGGGCAGACGGGGCTCTTCTCTCCTGGTGTGGTCAAAGCTCTGCAGACACACTTCAACTCCACACGCACTGATCTGGGAGCTCCGCTGGAGAACCAG gatGCTGGTTCTCGTGGTGTCTCTTCTCATTGGGAGGCGCGAGTTCTCCAAGGCTCCATCATGACTGCTCTGCTCACAGAACCGTCTCTGGTCCGGATCGACCCAAtcactctctctgctctccaAGACACTGGCTGGTACTCAATCAACCTCAACCAAGCCCAGAGCTTGCTATGGGGAGAGA atgAAGGTGCTCTCTTTGGGTCTGTATCCACCTGCCGTAAGCCCTCAGCTTTCTTCTGCACAGGCAG TGGACTAGGATGCCATTACCTTCATCTCCACAAGGGGGCATGCCAGAGCGATCAATATCTGGATGGATGCCGCATTTACAAACCTTTAGCCAATGCC AGTGAGTGTTGGAaagaagggaacagcagaggcaGCAGTGAGGAGGAGTGGAGTGGAGAGATTTATCACACGGACAGCCGCTGTTTTCTCTCCAGCCTCGTCAGGGAG GATCATTCCAGGGGCAGTGTGTCTGTGGCAGGTCGCTGTTACAGACACAGGTGTGCTGGGAGGAACAGATACCAGATTCAGGTGGTGGGCTCCGCCTGGCTGGACTGCCCAGCAGGAAAGAGCATCCAG GTGAATGGTTATCGGGGTACAGTTTTCTGCCCAGACAAGAGATTATGTTATTACAACAGTATAgtcccacccacctccacccctaggCCCCTCCCCTCAGCTCCACATCCCTCTACACCCAGAGACAG AGTCCACTCTCCGACACAGCGACCGGTGACGTCTCAACACCACGTGAACTTTGACCCCACACCTCTATTCTCAGCATCAGCAGGCTATGCAGAGATTGCTATGGTAACAGTGCTGAACATCAGTGCTGTTCTCTCCTTACTGGCTACTGTCACGGCTATATACAGGAAGTGCCGCTCAGCCAGGGTCAGAGTtcatgtgggtgtagaggttCCTTATGTTGTATAG